A region from the Rhinoderma darwinii isolate aRhiDar2 chromosome 2, aRhiDar2.hap1, whole genome shotgun sequence genome encodes:
- the LOC142741757 gene encoding uncharacterized protein LOC142741757 translates to MSGKNLNNEGRFNDVLFNISLTPDKRILTEHQILSFTQQNGTGDQSQIRGQTETISPSEDLVYEQFAVPCEVRLTDYNKQEVEIMGSCFVIVYYGKDRGNLRIIINKGHRASLLDWFEPLGIQLTEIHHVKMDYLQDVIRDFSVVFEEGLGKFTGPPISFKLDPNTADFAVPAMSEILMLESLYNPPLQSTDIARMTAMDPILARVLNWHELSAYKGCLIWGNRAVIPTASQTQVLKSLQKGHPGIGNMKALARSYVWWPKIDEHTEKWVKKCTPYQTTRHSPTKAVSRSWEVTRNLWSRLHIVFAGPVQGQTFFLVVDSFSKWLEAVPVSSATTSTVIQVLRRLFATHGLPDTIVSDNGLQLTCTELKWFMENNPIHHVTTAPFHPSVNEQAEHMVQTTKDALKRLRQ, encoded by the exons ATGAGTGGCAAAAACTTGAATAATGAAGGAAGGTTTAATGATGTACTGTTCAACATCAGCCTTACTCCGGATAAAAGGATCTTGACAGAGCATCAGATTTTAAGTTTTACTCAGCAGAATGGAACTGGAGATCAAAGTCAAATCAGGGGACAAACAGAGACCATCTCACCTAGCGAGGATTTAGTCTATGAGCAGTTTGCAG TCCCATGTGAAGTTAGACTCACAGATTATAATAAACAGGAAGTGGAAATAATGGGTTCGTGTTTTGTCATTGTGTACTATGGAAAAGACCGAGGCAATCTGCGAATTATCATCAATAAAGGCCATCGTGCAAGTTTACTAGATTGGTTTGAACCTCTAGGTATTCAGTTAACCGAAATACACCATGTGAAAATGGACTATCTGCAGGATGTCATTAGAGACTTTTCTGTTGTGTTTGAAGAAGGTCTTGGAAAATTCACAGGACCACCAATATCTTTTAAATTAGATCCAAAT ACTGCGGACTTTGCAGTACCTGCCATGTCTGAAATTCTTATGCTGGAGTCACTATACAATCCTCCATTGCAATCTACTGACATTGCTCGCATGACTGCCATGGATCCAATTTTGGCAAGAGTATTAAACTGG CATGAACTCTCTGCCTACAAAGGTTGTCTAATCTGGGGTAACAGAGCGGTAATTCCCACAGCAAGTCAAACTCAAGTGCTTAAATCTCTGCAGAAAGGACATCCTGGAATTGGTAACATGAAGGCTCTTGCTAGAAGTTATGTATGGTGGCCTAAAATTGATGAACATACAGAGAAATGGGTAAAGAAGTGCACTCCTTATCAAACCACGCGTCATTCTCCAACAAAAGCTGTGTCACGTTCTTGGGAAGTAACCAGAAACTTGTGGTCTAGACTGCATATAGTCTTTGCAGGTCCAGTTCAAGGACAGACATTTTTCCTTGTTGTGGACTCCTTTTCCAAGTGGTTAGAAGCTGTACCAGTATCCTCTGCCACAACAAGTACTGTCATACAAGTTTTAAGGAGGCTGTTTGCAACACATGGATTACCTGATACAATTGTGTCAGACAATGGGCTACAATTAACATGCACAGAGTTAAAATGGTTTATGGAAAATAATCCTATACACCATGTTACAACAGCTCCATTTCATCCATCTGTGAATGAACAAGCAGAGCACATGGTTCAGACTACTAAAGATGCTTTAAAGCGGCTGCGTCAGTAG